From Zymoseptoria tritici IPO323 chromosome 6, whole genome shotgun sequence, one genomic window encodes:
- the MgCDC25 gene encoding putative cdc25-like protein tyrosine phosphatase (involved in cell cycle control), whose amino-acid sequence MEYSSPLAAMHPQPCAIWASRKDVPESRAMYPNFQTYGPTTFDFKTLSMQQKPRRQDYFSLRPIRGSSPTSSLTADLDANFHIDKSPQAPTPRRSLFTQDLFRPLQTPPVELDTAGTPPIMSSSPYHGDAMDISPLPHKVPRFVAQVTLPSPTPETTPDDGEDSHDSTPDLLTPEDLFEPTAQANQSTQPPSYLALPERPTLTRTKGLSTSHIPQRPSSTETQLPPFRFGNVATSGLTCSSTPSLLESFSESPVDDLQQPSGIGSMLPPPRRTSLSVGNRSNGSPSSGHVRKPSAERRTAFIRPQRKLIRRSLSMFQHPDDVMKEEQDTFEALPSPLDSVMDTEQDQPSKYRLPHFIPEGEPEGLPRITQETMVEVLESKFSSQYDRVLVIDCRFEYEYSGGHIENAVNFNDKQQLAHELFSTGVPANTCLIFHCEYSVHRAPLTAKFIRGHDRTVNMANYPQLTYPEMYILDGGYSKFFAAHRSKCYPQSYVEMNDHRHEQACEIGMAKVKQNRQKLFRNQTFAFGQSSDDTEDSPTANPRALMVARSLSSFTVGANISEGIGASFQRRMASY is encoded by the exons ATGGAATACTCATCGCCGTTGGCGGCCATGCACCCGCAGCCATGCGCCATCTGGGCATCTCGAAAGGACGTGCCGGAATCAAGAGCCATGTATCCCAACTTCCAGACATATGGTCCCACCACATTCGACTTCAAGACATTGAGCATGCAGCAAAAGCCGCGTCGACAAGACTACTTCTCGTTGAGACCCATCCGAGGCTCGTCGCCCACGTCCAGTCTCACGGCCGATCTAGACGCCAACTTCCACATCGATAAAAG CCCTCAAGCGCCCACTCCGCGTCGTTCATTGTTCACCCAAGATCTGTTCCGGCCGC TCCAAACCCCTCCCGTCGAGCTCGACACTGCCGGCACTCCTCCCATCATGTCGTCCTCTCCTTATCACGGCGACGCCATGGACATCTCGCCACTTCCACACAAGGTGCCTCGCTTCGTTGCTCAGGTCACCCTGCCGTCACCCACACCCGAGACAACGCCCGACGATGGGGAAGACAGTCATGATTCCACCCCAGATCTGTTGACGCCCGAGGATCTCTTCGAGCCCACTGCGCAAGCTAACCAATCCACGCAACCACCGAGCTACTTGGCTCTTCCAGA GAGACCAACTCTGACCCGCACCAAAGGTCTCTCCACCAGCCACATTCCACAACGACCCAGCAGTACCGAAACCCAGCTACCGCCCTTTCGGTTCGGCAATGTCGCCACAAGCGGTCTCACGTGCTCGTCGACGCCCAGCCTGTTAGAGAGCTTCAGCGAATCGCCCGTAGATGACTTGCAGCAGCCATCCGGTATCGGCTCGAtgctccctcctccccgtAGGACTTCCCTCAGCGTCGGGAATCGCAGTAATGGCTCTCCTTCTTCGGGACACGTTCGAAAGCCTTCGGCGGAGCGCCGAACGGCATTCATACGCCCTCAGAGGAAGCTGATTCGGAGGAGTTTGAGTATGTTTCAACATCCCGACGATGTGATGAAAGAGGAGCAAGACACTTTTGAGGCACTGCCATCTCCTCTCGACTCGGTCATGGACACTGAGCAGGATCAGCCATCGAAGTACAGACTACCGCATTTCATTCCTGAAGGTGAGCCAGAGGGTCTCCCTCGCATCACGCAAGAAACCATGGTCGAGGTGCTGGAGTCGAAGTTCAGCAGTCAATACGACCGCGTCCTTGTCATCGATTGTCGCTTCGAGTATGAGTACAGCGGCGGCCACATTGAGAACGCCGTGAACTTCAACGACAAGCAACAACTCGCACACGAACTCTTCAGCACCGGCGTTCCGGCGAACACTTGCCTCATCTTCCACTGCGAATATTCGGTCCACCGCGCGCCTCTCACCGCGAAGTTCATCCGCGGCCATGATCGAACGGTCAACATGGCCAACTACCCTCAACTCACCTACCCAGAGATGTACATTCTCGACGGTGGTTACAGCAAATTCTTCGCCGCACATCGATCAAAATGCTACCCACAAAGTTATGTTGAGATGAACGACCATCGTCACGAACAGGCTTGCGAGATCGGCATGGCCAAGGTCAAACAGAACCGCCAGAAGCTATTCCGTAACCAGACGTTCGCCTTCGGCCAGAGTTCGGACGACACAGAGGACTCGCCCACCGCCAACCCTCGTGCTCTTATGGTTGCTCGTAGCCTTAGCAGCTTCACCGTTGGCGCAAATATTTCCGAAGGTATCGGAGCATCATTTCAGCGGAGGATGGCGTCGTATTGA